A window from Microbacterium ginsengiterrae encodes these proteins:
- a CDS encoding GGDEF domain-containing protein encodes MITTTLIMPVIAVSTAATIIFIGLGFLPRPSRATLYWSAAFSIAMVGAYVWLAQDFVAPVQMRALGSALTIAPMPLLWSGLRSYRGLARGYAWISIAWAVVAPTTLLATTYLGGYDVAFRVVFCTAGVFAVLISIDLVQLGPRQRDEALPLLAVSAGFIVLAVVTVVNGFFAMRGVVPEPDSLEFLRSLNLIGMTVYVICALVTTLLLTYTGEDAPRASRRSFEETARGRLDRARAQGDQSWSLLDIRLDDPDDIRLASSTAAYNTVTHKFARDLDSVLPADVDIERIRPDCFLVLVPRAQGSVRELATELLERISAPGSSDAFPIRVSASIGWAPVTAVGYDFDVLAASASEAAERAHDRGGDRWERVRDEAE; translated from the coding sequence ATGATCACCACCACCCTGATCATGCCGGTCATCGCCGTCTCGACAGCGGCGACCATCATCTTCATCGGGCTCGGGTTCCTCCCTCGCCCCTCGCGAGCGACGCTCTACTGGTCAGCCGCCTTCAGCATCGCCATGGTCGGCGCGTACGTGTGGCTGGCGCAGGACTTCGTCGCCCCCGTTCAGATGCGCGCTCTCGGTTCGGCTCTCACCATCGCTCCCATGCCACTGCTGTGGTCGGGACTCCGCTCCTACCGCGGTCTCGCGAGGGGATACGCCTGGATCTCGATCGCGTGGGCGGTCGTCGCGCCGACGACGTTGCTCGCGACGACGTACCTCGGCGGGTACGACGTCGCATTCCGCGTCGTGTTCTGCACTGCCGGGGTGTTCGCTGTGCTGATCTCCATCGACCTCGTGCAATTGGGACCGCGTCAGCGCGACGAGGCCCTGCCCCTCCTGGCCGTATCGGCGGGGTTCATCGTGCTCGCCGTCGTCACCGTGGTCAACGGCTTCTTCGCGATGCGCGGCGTCGTTCCGGAACCGGACAGCCTGGAGTTCCTCCGATCCCTCAACCTCATCGGGATGACTGTCTATGTCATCTGCGCGCTCGTCACCACGCTTCTTCTCACCTATACCGGCGAGGATGCCCCTCGGGCGTCGCGCCGTTCCTTCGAGGAGACGGCACGTGGACGCCTCGACCGGGCGCGGGCGCAGGGCGATCAGTCCTGGTCGCTGCTCGACATCCGCCTCGACGACCCGGACGACATCCGCCTCGCCTCCAGCACCGCGGCCTACAACACCGTCACGCACAAGTTCGCCCGCGACCTCGACAGTGTGCTTCCCGCGGATGTCGACATCGAACGGATCAGGCCGGACTGCTTCCTCGTCCTCGTGCCGCGCGCACAGGGCAGCGTGCGGGAGCTGGCCACGGAACTGCTCGAGCGGATCTCCGCCCCGGGGAGCAGCGATGCGTTCCCCATCCGCGTGTCGGCGAGCATCGGCTGGGCCCCCGTGACCGCTGTCGGCTACGACTTCGACGTTCTGGCCGCGAG
- a CDS encoding sensor histidine kinase, with product MLKKPRATSSPALRYFGDSRSRSIWQWQLMIGITVLAIGLGVALLTPARFGDWRFSVGVFAILALTIIALAVPWHRFGNGGVFVLPLLDTLAIALIALGDTAAATFLWVFPVAWVASYYSVGILVGLMSLIAILRITNLFLLGLTVETTINMVILLITLSFVGVSTSVGAERNRSSRRLLRGQSDRLAHALQRVNEQKARTRRLLDSLDIGIARVGAGGVLEVSNRAFHAIFDIELGAHSHPTRAVEYRTRRGEPVPNNETSIARASRGELFADEIVWLFGIDGQWRAIKTSTKQIDHGTVTDDGLLLIVEDVTASIDPQAGQEATRRSISHELRNPLTAILGHIDLLLERDDLLPSVRDQLDVVEHAGTRMQTLIDQALATPGKREEAGVEFDLADVARASVEAFSPAADTAGVTVDVRLDEPLCVCGDAFRLRQVVDNLVGNAIKYAQRGGRVSVQGLRPTDHEVGLRISDTGIGIAAEDLPRIFEREFRTQAARDSGIPGTGLGLHISHNIVIAQGGRMEVVSEPGQGTELTVILPALQRNPSEEHVPFEGERA from the coding sequence ATGCTGAAGAAGCCGCGAGCGACGTCGTCGCCCGCGCTCCGGTACTTCGGCGACAGCCGCTCCCGTTCGATCTGGCAGTGGCAGCTCATGATCGGGATCACGGTCCTTGCGATCGGCCTCGGCGTCGCCCTCCTGACCCCTGCGCGGTTCGGGGACTGGCGCTTCAGCGTCGGCGTCTTCGCCATCCTCGCGCTCACGATCATCGCCCTGGCAGTCCCGTGGCATCGGTTCGGCAACGGCGGCGTGTTCGTCCTGCCATTACTGGACACTCTCGCGATCGCACTCATCGCACTCGGCGACACGGCCGCCGCGACGTTCCTGTGGGTGTTCCCCGTCGCCTGGGTGGCCTCCTATTACTCCGTGGGCATACTGGTCGGCCTGATGTCGCTGATCGCGATCCTGCGGATCACCAACCTCTTCCTTCTCGGACTCACCGTCGAGACGACGATCAACATGGTGATCCTGCTGATCACTCTGAGCTTCGTCGGCGTCAGCACGTCGGTCGGCGCCGAGCGGAACCGCTCATCGCGTCGCCTGCTGCGCGGGCAGTCCGACCGTCTCGCGCACGCGTTGCAGCGAGTCAACGAGCAGAAGGCCAGGACGCGGCGGTTGCTGGATTCGCTCGACATCGGAATCGCCCGTGTGGGCGCCGGTGGCGTGCTCGAGGTGTCCAACAGGGCATTCCACGCGATCTTCGACATCGAGCTCGGTGCGCACTCTCATCCCACCCGAGCCGTCGAGTACCGCACGCGTCGCGGCGAGCCGGTGCCGAACAATGAGACCTCGATCGCCCGCGCGTCACGCGGGGAGCTGTTCGCCGACGAGATCGTCTGGCTGTTCGGCATCGACGGACAGTGGCGGGCGATCAAGACGTCGACGAAGCAGATCGATCACGGCACAGTGACCGACGACGGGCTCCTGCTCATCGTCGAGGACGTCACCGCGTCGATCGATCCGCAGGCCGGCCAGGAGGCCACCCGCCGCAGCATCTCGCACGAGCTGCGCAACCCCCTCACCGCGATCCTCGGCCACATCGACCTGCTCCTCGAACGCGATGACCTCCTCCCCTCCGTGCGGGACCAGTTGGACGTCGTCGAGCATGCGGGCACACGCATGCAGACACTGATCGATCAAGCCCTCGCCACACCGGGCAAGCGTGAGGAGGCAGGAGTCGAGTTCGATCTCGCGGACGTCGCACGCGCGTCGGTAGAGGCGTTCTCGCCCGCGGCCGACACCGCCGGAGTGACCGTGGACGTGCGTCTCGATGAACCGCTGTGCGTGTGCGGTGACGCGTTCCGTCTCCGTCAGGTCGTCGACAACCTCGTGGGCAACGCCATCAAGTACGCCCAGCGCGGTGGCCGCGTCTCGGTACAGGGCCTGCGCCCGACCGATCACGAGGTCGGCCTGCGCATCTCCGACACGGGGATCGGGATCGCTGCGGAGGACCTCCCCCGGATCTTCGAGCGGGAGTTCCGCACCCAGGCCGCCCGTGACAGCGGAATTCCCGGCACAGGACTGGGGCTGCACATCTCTCACAACATCGTCATCGCTCAAGGTGGTCGGATGGAGGTGGTGAGCGAGCCCGGTCAGGGCACCGAGCTCACTGTCATCCTCCCCGCGCTGCAGCGAAACCCATCAGAAGAGCACGTCCCGTTCGAAGGAGAGCGCGCATGA
- a CDS encoding VanZ family protein — translation MPRPSAFAIAARTLLVPYGIALALIVWLPAAAASRVTGIVFRLARFVSERLDISLSATYTVFEFGANIALFIPFGLLVAAGWPRTNAWWVILLGFSASAAIELVQTMIPGRVTTLSDVVANTLGMIVGCCVVRMLAPRRRSPVPVA, via the coding sequence ATGCCCCGCCCGTCCGCCTTCGCGATCGCGGCGCGCACGCTCCTGGTTCCCTACGGGATCGCACTGGCACTGATCGTGTGGTTGCCCGCCGCCGCCGCATCCCGGGTGACCGGCATCGTCTTCCGCCTCGCGCGCTTCGTCTCCGAGCGCCTGGACATCTCGCTGTCGGCGACGTACACCGTGTTCGAGTTCGGCGCCAACATCGCTCTGTTCATCCCGTTCGGCCTCCTCGTGGCCGCCGGCTGGCCGCGGACGAACGCCTGGTGGGTCATCCTCCTCGGATTCTCGGCGAGCGCGGCGATCGAACTCGTGCAGACGATGATCCCCGGCCGCGTCACGACCCTGTCGGATGTGGTCGCCAACACGCTCGGAATGATCGTCGGATGCTGCGTGGTGCGGATGCTCGCCCCTCGGCGGCGCAGCCCCGTGCCGGTGGCCTGA
- a CDS encoding response regulator transcription factor — translation MAIVEDQPLFRSLVEALVRGSDDCTVVVSCGSVQEARQQLLAESPDVVIMDIGLPDGNGFGLARSMRTQLPDLGVLLLSAHDVMDLLLELPAKERTGWSYLSKNSAASAELLLGVVRITANGGSVLDPDLLRELSPRAGSPLAKLTPRQFDALRLLAAGRSNSAIAREMDITPHSVDNLLNTVYGILGVRGDTDANSRVSAALMMIRHGAPTGEMT, via the coding sequence GTGGCGATCGTCGAGGATCAGCCGCTGTTCCGTTCCCTCGTCGAGGCGCTGGTCCGCGGTTCCGACGACTGCACGGTCGTGGTCTCCTGCGGAAGCGTGCAGGAGGCGCGACAGCAACTGCTCGCCGAGTCGCCTGATGTCGTCATCATGGACATCGGTCTTCCCGACGGCAACGGGTTCGGCCTTGCCCGTTCGATGCGCACGCAGCTGCCGGATCTCGGCGTCCTGCTCCTCTCCGCGCATGACGTCATGGATCTCCTGCTGGAGCTGCCGGCGAAGGAGCGCACGGGGTGGAGCTACCTCTCCAAGAACTCCGCGGCCTCCGCTGAGCTGCTCCTCGGTGTCGTGCGGATCACCGCCAACGGCGGCAGTGTGCTCGACCCGGATCTGCTGCGTGAGCTCTCGCCGAGGGCGGGCTCGCCGCTAGCGAAGCTGACGCCACGGCAGTTCGATGCTCTTCGGCTCCTCGCGGCCGGCCGTTCGAACAGCGCCATCGCTCGCGAGATGGACATCACCCCGCACTCGGTGGACAACCTGCTCAACACCGTCTACGGCATCCTCGGGGTGCGCGGCGACACGGACGCGAACAGCCGGGTCTCCGCGGCTCTCATGATGATCCGACACGGGGCCCCGACGGGGGAGATGACGTGA
- a CDS encoding sensor histidine kinase: MTDSRTVSAQDAADDMRRLLFTAGVVLSVFSIGAAAQSAFVYHVPLGFDPALDGLPSMALRTVVNLAAGAAALGSCIWARLPRLPLSRQLLVIVTVAVVVAVLRHGLQIVTGVYLRPTPQVSAIELVSTVVVVFLSLVLGLMIMRSQANLRAQERAAVEQRLRAASALAALAEEELRVRRSVAENLHGGLQGRMVMVGVQLDRVIERWRAGEVDESDRHALEHVRGELETLREREVRQASHLLYPAGVDTGLAYALTQLVRRIPPQIEVEMHIDDAFDEELDGNTPSDGIVIWRVALLRAAEEAISNALLHGAASRIGVRLLVTEGDDPRVILIVDDDGTGISAESGRHRGLALSDERLRRLGGNQRLSPSPWGGVRLTAELPVHAQEPLRSAPGGNS, translated from the coding sequence GTGACGGACTCGAGGACCGTCTCCGCGCAGGACGCCGCCGACGACATGCGCCGGCTGCTGTTCACCGCCGGCGTGGTTCTCAGCGTCTTCAGCATCGGCGCCGCCGCGCAGTCCGCGTTCGTCTATCACGTGCCCCTCGGCTTCGATCCCGCCCTCGACGGGTTGCCGTCCATGGCGCTTCGAACAGTCGTGAACCTCGCCGCGGGCGCGGCGGCGCTCGGATCGTGCATCTGGGCGCGTCTTCCCCGACTGCCGCTCTCGCGGCAACTGCTCGTCATCGTCACTGTCGCCGTGGTGGTGGCCGTCCTCCGGCACGGTCTGCAGATCGTCACGGGGGTGTACCTGCGTCCGACGCCACAGGTGTCCGCCATCGAACTGGTGTCGACAGTCGTCGTGGTTTTCCTCTCCCTCGTCCTCGGGCTGATGATCATGCGGTCGCAGGCGAACCTCCGTGCGCAGGAGCGCGCTGCCGTGGAGCAGCGCCTCCGGGCTGCATCCGCGCTCGCCGCACTCGCGGAGGAGGAGCTGCGGGTCCGGCGATCCGTCGCCGAGAACCTGCACGGCGGGCTGCAGGGGCGGATGGTGATGGTGGGGGTCCAGCTCGATCGTGTCATCGAGCGCTGGCGTGCCGGTGAGGTGGACGAGTCCGACCGTCACGCGCTGGAGCACGTGCGCGGAGAACTCGAGACGCTGCGTGAGCGCGAGGTCCGTCAGGCCAGCCATCTGCTCTACCCGGCCGGCGTCGACACCGGCCTCGCCTATGCGCTGACCCAGCTGGTACGCCGCATCCCGCCGCAGATCGAGGTCGAGATGCACATCGATGACGCCTTCGACGAGGAACTCGACGGGAACACGCCGAGCGATGGCATCGTCATCTGGCGGGTCGCCCTGCTGCGTGCGGCGGAAGAGGCGATCAGCAACGCACTGCTGCACGGTGCCGCGAGTCGCATCGGTGTGCGACTTCTCGTCACTGAGGGCGATGACCCCCGCGTGATTCTCATCGTCGACGACGACGGGACGGGCATATCGGCGGAAAGCGGCAGGCACCGCGGACTGGCGCTGTCCGATGAGCGGCTCCGGCGCCTCGGTGGCAACCAGCGGCTGAGCCCTTCGCCGTGGGGCGGCGTCCGGCTCACCGCCGAACTGCCCGTCCACGCGCAAGAGCCGCTGCGCTCCGCGCCAGGAGGAAACTCCTGA